One genomic segment of Pagrus major chromosome 13, Pma_NU_1.0 includes these proteins:
- the rcc1l gene encoding RCC1-like G exchanging factor-like protein isoform X2 has protein sequence MSHPCVRRCSRHLTSGLQVCGYATVSKSSRPQEKSSSSPVFQYVGQHRKPSHKVFVWGFSFTGALGIPSFVVPDSGRKKPRKYQLTPYRLETAEQISSAACGYGFTLMASRTKDVIKLWGMGLNKDSQLGFQRTQHSRFQSYDFVLEPSPVALPLVQPQQTRVLQVACGRAHSLVLTDEEGVFSMGNNAYGQCGRRIVEDEVYSGSHIIHRIQGFDSRVVQVSCGQDHSLFLTETGKVFSCGWGADGQTGLGHHRVSSSLEEVGGDLCGVEVKQISTYGDCSLAVSSDGQLYGWGNSEYLQLAAVTETTQINSPRHLPLSSCGKVVQAACGGTQVAVLNDRGEVFVWGYGILGKGPALSESSSPEMIPSRLFGRSEFNPSVAVTRIMCGLNHFAAVTDGGELFVWGKNVRGCLGIGKRDDQFFPWRVTVPGQVVDVACGVDHMVALVKSLL, from the exons ATGTCGCATCCATGTGTGCGTCGCTGCTCTCGACACCTGACATCAGGCCTTCAGGTGTGTGGTTACGCCACAGTCAGTAAATCATCCAGACCTcaggagaagagcagcagcagtccagTGTTTCAGTATGTGGGTCAGCACAGAAAGCCCAGTCACAAAGTGTTCGTGTGGGGCTTCAGCTTCACCGGAGCTCTGGGGATCCCCAGCTTCGTGGTGCCCGACAGCGGCAGGAAGAAACCCCGCAAGTACCAGCTGACTCCTTACAGGCTGGAGACTGCAGAGCAG atctcctctgctgcctgtggTTACGGCTTCACTCTGATGGCGTCCAGGACCAAAGATGTGATCAAGCTGTGGGGGATGGGCCTTAACAAGGACTCTCAGCTGGGCTTCCAACGCACGCAGCACAGCCGCT TTCAGAGTTATGACTTCGTGTTGGAGCCGTCTCCGGTGGCTCTGCCTCTTGTCCAGCCTCAACAGACCAGAGTGCTGCAGGTCGCCTGTGGACGAGCTCACTCTCTGGTCCTCACTGATGAAGAGGGAG TCTTCAGTATGGGGAACAATGCATACGGTCAGTGTGGACGGAGGATCGTAGAAGATGAAGTCTACAG CGGCAGTCACATCATCCACAGGATCCAAGGCTTCGACAGCAGAGTTGTCCAG GTGTCCTGTGGACAGGACCACAGTCTGTTCCTCACTGAGACGGGGAAAGTGTTCTCCTGTGGATGGGGAGCAGACGGACAGACGG GTCTGGGTCACCACAGAGTCAGCTCCAGTCTGGAGGAGGTGGGTGGAGACCTGTGTGgggtggaggtgaagcagaTCAGCACGTACGGAGACTGCAGCCTGGCCGTGTCTTCTGATGGACAGCTGTATGGATGGGGCAACTCAGAGTACCTGCAGCTGGCTGCTGTCACTGAgaccacacag atcAACTCTCCTCGACATCTTCCTCTGAGCAGCTGTGGGAAGGTGGTTCAGGCAGCGTGTGGAGGAACACAGGTGGCTGTTCTCAACg acagaggagaggtgtTTGTTTGGGGCTATGGAATTCTGGGTAAAGGTCCGGCGCTGTCGGAGTCGTCGTCCCCGGAGATGATCCCCTCCAGGCTGTTCGGACGCTCAGAGTTTAACCCTTCGGTGGCTGTGACCCGGATCATGTGTGGACTGAACCACTTTGCTGCCGTCACAG ATGGAGGAGAACTCTTCGTCTGGGGGAAAAATGTGAGAGGCTGTTTGGGCATCGGGAAGAGAGATGACCAGTTCTTCCCCTGGAGG GTGACCGTCCCCGGGCAGGTGGTGGATGTAGCGTGTGGTGTTGACCACATGGTGGCGCTGGTGAAGTCCCTCCTGTGA
- the tlcd5b gene encoding TLC domain-containing protein 5: MVVLEVFCSLIGWFCLYLLFCRTFSQRSPEWNCRLVTLSHGLVIVLLTAYVVFIDGPWPLTHAGSENTELQTLSLCVCLGYFFFDMCWCVRHHAEGPVMLAHHAASIAGILLALLMGVSGCETCGVIFGSELTNPLLQTRWFLRQLGLYDGLLGDAVDLMFIFLFATVRVGVGTAMFYCELTSPRTTLIMKLGGMVMYAIAWVFMVDIARFGYKKSRAKYRRWRDNHRLKDTGCPQKMD; encoded by the exons ATGGTGGTCCTGGAGGTGTTCTGCAGCCTGATTGGCTGGTTCTGTCTCTACCTGTTGTTCTGCCGGACCTTCAGTCAGAGGTCACCTGAGTGGAACTGTCGACTCGTCACTTTGTCTCATGGGCTCGTCATCGTGCTGCTCACAGCGTACGTCGTCTTCATAGACGGACCCTGGCCACTCACACACgcag GCTCAGAGAACACGGAGCTGCAGACGTTGTCTCTCTGCGTGTGTCTCGGTTACTTCTTCTTCGacatgtgttggtgtgtgcgGCACCACGCCGAGGGCCCGGTCATGTTGGCCCACCACGCTGCGAGCATCGCGGGCATCCTGCTGGCCCTGCTGATGGGCGTGTCGGGCTGCGAGACGTGCGGCGTGATCTTCGGCAGCGAGCTGACCAACCCTCTGCTGCAGACGCGCTGGTTCCTGCGTCAGCTGGGTCTGTATGACGGCCTGCTGGGAGACGCCGTCGACCTGATGTTCATCTTCCTGTTCGCCACCGTGCGCGTGGGAGTGGGCACGGCCATGTTTTACTGTGAGCTCACATCTCCCAGGACCACGCTGATCATGAAGCTGGGCGGCATGGTGATGTACGCCATCGCCTGGGTGTTCATGGTGGACATCGCTCGCTTCGGATACAAGAAGAGTCGAGCCAAGTATCGACGGTGGAGAGACAACCACAGACTGAAGGACACGGGATGTCCACAAAAGATGGACTGA
- the rcc1l gene encoding RCC1-like G exchanging factor-like protein isoform X1: MSHPCVRRCSRHLTSGLQVCGYATVSKSSRPQEKSSSSPVFQYVGQHRKPSHKVFVWGFSFTGALGIPSFVVPDSGRKKPRKYQLTPYRLETAEQISSAACGYGFTLMASRTKDVIKLWGMGLNKDSQLGFQRTQHSRFQSYDFVLEPSPVALPLVQPQQTRVLQVACGRAHSLVLTDEEGVFSMGNNAYGQCGRRIVEDEVYSGSHIIHRIQGFDSRVVQVSCGQDHSLFLTETGKVFSCGWGADGQTGLGHHRVSSSLEEVGGDLCGVEVKQISTYGDCSLAVSSDGQLYGWGNSEYLQLAAVTETTQINSPRHLPLSSCGKVVQAACGGTQVAVLNDRGEVFVWGYGILGKGPALSESSSPEMIPSRLFGRSEFNPSVAVTRIMCGLNHFAAVTDGGELFVWGKNVRGCLGIGKRDDQFFPWRVRQHQSPILVLRHQSPESDPERIMRLFSDFNKENHILCF, translated from the exons ATGTCGCATCCATGTGTGCGTCGCTGCTCTCGACACCTGACATCAGGCCTTCAGGTGTGTGGTTACGCCACAGTCAGTAAATCATCCAGACCTcaggagaagagcagcagcagtccagTGTTTCAGTATGTGGGTCAGCACAGAAAGCCCAGTCACAAAGTGTTCGTGTGGGGCTTCAGCTTCACCGGAGCTCTGGGGATCCCCAGCTTCGTGGTGCCCGACAGCGGCAGGAAGAAACCCCGCAAGTACCAGCTGACTCCTTACAGGCTGGAGACTGCAGAGCAG atctcctctgctgcctgtggTTACGGCTTCACTCTGATGGCGTCCAGGACCAAAGATGTGATCAAGCTGTGGGGGATGGGCCTTAACAAGGACTCTCAGCTGGGCTTCCAACGCACGCAGCACAGCCGCT TTCAGAGTTATGACTTCGTGTTGGAGCCGTCTCCGGTGGCTCTGCCTCTTGTCCAGCCTCAACAGACCAGAGTGCTGCAGGTCGCCTGTGGACGAGCTCACTCTCTGGTCCTCACTGATGAAGAGGGAG TCTTCAGTATGGGGAACAATGCATACGGTCAGTGTGGACGGAGGATCGTAGAAGATGAAGTCTACAG CGGCAGTCACATCATCCACAGGATCCAAGGCTTCGACAGCAGAGTTGTCCAG GTGTCCTGTGGACAGGACCACAGTCTGTTCCTCACTGAGACGGGGAAAGTGTTCTCCTGTGGATGGGGAGCAGACGGACAGACGG GTCTGGGTCACCACAGAGTCAGCTCCAGTCTGGAGGAGGTGGGTGGAGACCTGTGTGgggtggaggtgaagcagaTCAGCACGTACGGAGACTGCAGCCTGGCCGTGTCTTCTGATGGACAGCTGTATGGATGGGGCAACTCAGAGTACCTGCAGCTGGCTGCTGTCACTGAgaccacacag atcAACTCTCCTCGACATCTTCCTCTGAGCAGCTGTGGGAAGGTGGTTCAGGCAGCGTGTGGAGGAACACAGGTGGCTGTTCTCAACg acagaggagaggtgtTTGTTTGGGGCTATGGAATTCTGGGTAAAGGTCCGGCGCTGTCGGAGTCGTCGTCCCCGGAGATGATCCCCTCCAGGCTGTTCGGACGCTCAGAGTTTAACCCTTCGGTGGCTGTGACCCGGATCATGTGTGGACTGAACCACTTTGCTGCCGTCACAG ATGGAGGAGAACTCTTCGTCTGGGGGAAAAATGTGAGAGGCTGTTTGGGCATCGGGAAGAGAGATGACCAGTTCTTCCCCTGGAGGGTGAGACAGCACCAGAGTCCAATATTGGTCCTGAGGCACCAGAGTCCAGAGTCTGACCCAGAGAGAATAATGAGGCTCTTCTCTGACTTCAACAAGGAAAATCACATCCTGTGTTTCTAG